A region of Granulibacter bethesdensis DNA encodes the following proteins:
- a CDS encoding DUF3126 family protein — MTRTDIDRVQTYLRRLLGTDRIQLIVPPKAGLSVEVAVQDEVIGTIHKDTDDGEISYSVHLTILEEDLPPAPKAAPVKTARTR; from the coding sequence ATGACCCGTACTGATATCGACCGCGTGCAGACCTACCTGCGCCGCCTGCTTGGCACCGACCGGATTCAGCTGATTGTCCCGCCCAAGGCTGGACTGTCCGTAGAAGTGGCTGTTCAGGATGAAGTCATTGGCACGATCCACAAGGACACCGATGATGGTGAAATTTCCTATTCCGTGCACCTGACCATTCTTGAGGAAGATCTTCCTCCAGCGCCGAAAGCTGCTCCCGTCAAAACAGCCAGAACACGCTGA
- a CDS encoding glycosyltransferase family 2 protein, with translation MTSKIVARRVETGLNITFEPFLVSTMPEFASVVLDQILTTTIPLKPGKGGKLIADIALPDSQILHTLELLDPLSGRSLFDAAYSLADFYRLEAEEHVVSDGRLTGRFSASAFLADRLLVDLTTENDVIVARGFAIRQKKTARLAEYTFDIPLSLMCRPDETIIAIIRIAGAVIHTPVTITAKDIGWLGFVDLVQAGLVSGWAIDLTGAGRRVALDLIVNNEVISQIIADDFRPDLQHTGISDGHSAFSFSLTSKPGFKGPSPARVVVSGTEMTLINGSFQATPPSSIRGCFDILHGMSAHGWAVDLDNPKKPVKVEAICNGNIIGTAEAKLFRGDLLDAGYNNGLCAFKIDIGTQLLDLLGQDVLVRIAGTDQYLIGSPRVAQQNKHILRYLQPQREVPPAVVPRLKRMMNYRAGPVRLSIIMPVYNTPQSWLIEALNSVRAQWCDNWELLCINDASPEPHVETILRAYAQQDPRIRILRTGENVGIARATNFGLRAASGQYVTFMDHDDYLEPDAVYHLLKAAGETQADFIYSDEATTDENIASIAEVRGRPAFSHDYYLSHPYFVHMLCLKRELAHQLGGWDESMAISADVDFVLRIIEHARTIAHVPRVLYRWRTHGGSTGHSKKQQVMEATQKAIQAHLDRLKTGATVEEGVWFNQFRINWPKSQGRVLIVIPTKNKADLVKTAVESIERTTPPDVDYRIVVVDHESTEPESQKYFRALAKRHIVMPYRGPFNYSKINNEAVKKHGDDCEFVLFLNNDVEAITDNWIDRMRSLANRQEVGAVGALLLYPDKRVQHAGVIMGFNESADHAFKFVDAYLNDKGRRNLGYNCSLSSVRDYSAVTAACLMMRKSVFDQLGGFEPRFGVGFNDTDLCLRIREANLKVLYDGATVLFHYESATRSQTKQVMHPEDTDYLLQRHAEILKNGDPFYNPNLSYVTQDHVLREDNGCKYFSVRVTEKPVPETTASVTASPKPARKQKRQIAIPA, from the coding sequence TTGACGAGCAAGATCGTAGCCAGGCGGGTTGAAACCGGCCTCAATATTACGTTTGAGCCTTTTCTGGTCTCCACAATGCCGGAATTTGCTTCCGTCGTGCTGGATCAGATACTGACCACCACCATCCCCCTGAAACCTGGCAAAGGCGGCAAGCTCATCGCTGATATTGCCCTGCCGGATTCCCAGATTCTTCATACGCTTGAACTGCTGGACCCCCTCTCCGGACGGTCCCTGTTCGATGCCGCTTATTCACTGGCAGATTTCTACAGGCTTGAGGCCGAAGAACATGTTGTGAGCGACGGGCGGCTGACCGGACGTTTTTCCGCCAGCGCCTTTCTGGCAGACCGATTGCTGGTCGATCTGACCACTGAAAATGACGTGATCGTCGCACGTGGTTTCGCCATACGGCAGAAAAAAACTGCCCGTCTTGCAGAGTATACGTTCGATATCCCGCTTTCCCTGATGTGTCGACCGGATGAAACAATCATCGCCATCATCCGTATTGCCGGCGCCGTCATTCATACCCCTGTGACCATTACGGCAAAGGACATCGGATGGCTCGGTTTCGTGGATCTGGTGCAGGCCGGGCTGGTATCCGGCTGGGCCATTGATCTGACCGGCGCCGGTCGCCGTGTAGCGCTGGATCTGATCGTCAATAATGAGGTGATTTCACAGATTATCGCAGATGATTTCCGGCCCGACCTGCAACATACCGGAATCAGTGATGGACATTCGGCCTTTTCATTCAGCCTGACATCGAAGCCGGGTTTCAAAGGCCCCTCTCCGGCACGGGTCGTCGTCTCCGGAACGGAGATGACTCTGATCAATGGATCATTCCAGGCCACACCACCTTCCAGCATTCGCGGCTGTTTCGACATTCTTCATGGCATGTCCGCCCATGGCTGGGCCGTTGATCTGGATAATCCCAAAAAACCGGTCAAAGTTGAAGCCATCTGCAATGGCAACATCATTGGCACCGCGGAAGCCAAGCTGTTTCGCGGCGATCTGCTGGATGCCGGATATAATAATGGTCTCTGCGCGTTCAAAATCGATATTGGTACACAGCTGCTCGATCTTCTCGGACAGGATGTGCTGGTGCGTATTGCCGGAACAGACCAATACCTGATCGGATCACCGCGGGTCGCACAGCAGAACAAGCATATTCTGCGCTATCTTCAGCCACAGCGGGAGGTTCCGCCTGCCGTCGTGCCTCGTCTGAAGCGGATGATGAATTATCGTGCCGGGCCAGTACGCCTTTCAATCATTATGCCAGTGTATAATACACCACAGAGCTGGCTGATTGAGGCCCTGAACAGCGTCCGCGCCCAATGGTGCGATAACTGGGAGCTGCTCTGCATCAACGATGCCTCCCCCGAGCCTCATGTCGAAACCATCCTGCGCGCCTATGCACAGCAGGATCCCCGCATCCGTATCCTGCGAACCGGTGAGAATGTCGGCATTGCCCGGGCAACGAATTTTGGCCTGCGTGCCGCATCCGGGCAATACGTCACCTTCATGGATCATGATGATTATCTGGAGCCTGACGCCGTCTATCATCTTCTGAAAGCAGCCGGAGAAACACAGGCGGATTTCATCTATTCCGATGAAGCCACCACGGATGAAAACATCGCCAGCATCGCCGAAGTGCGTGGCAGGCCTGCTTTCTCCCATGACTATTATCTGTCCCATCCCTACTTCGTGCATATGCTCTGCCTGAAGCGCGAGCTGGCTCATCAACTGGGCGGGTGGGATGAAAGCATGGCGATTTCGGCAGATGTCGATTTCGTGCTGCGTATCATCGAACATGCCCGCACCATCGCCCATGTTCCACGGGTGCTGTATCGCTGGCGCACCCATGGCGGCAGCACCGGCCATTCCAAGAAACAGCAGGTTATGGAGGCCACGCAGAAAGCCATTCAGGCGCATCTCGATCGCCTGAAAACCGGTGCGACGGTCGAGGAAGGCGTATGGTTCAATCAGTTCCGCATCAACTGGCCGAAAAGTCAGGGCAGGGTGCTGATCGTTATCCCGACCAAGAACAAGGCCGATCTGGTCAAAACCGCGGTCGAGTCCATCGAGCGAACAACCCCGCCCGATGTGGATTACCGCATCGTCGTGGTCGATCATGAATCCACCGAGCCGGAAAGCCAGAAATATTTCCGTGCTCTGGCCAAGCGGCATATCGTGATGCCGTATCGAGGTCCGTTCAACTATTCGAAAATCAACAATGAAGCCGTTAAAAAACACGGTGATGATTGCGAATTCGTCCTGTTCCTGAACAATGATGTCGAGGCCATCACGGATAACTGGATCGACCGTATGCGCAGCCTTGCCAACCGTCAGGAGGTTGGCGCTGTCGGTGCATTGCTGCTGTATCCCGACAAGCGTGTGCAGCATGCGGGTGTGATCATGGGATTCAATGAATCCGCTGATCATGCCTTCAAATTCGTCGATGCCTACCTGAATGACAAGGGGCGTCGGAATCTCGGCTATAATTGCAGCCTCAGTTCAGTACGAGACTATTCTGCTGTTACCGCGGCCTGTCTGATGATGCGGAAATCCGTGTTTGATCAACTCGGTGGTTTTGAGCCCAGATTCGGTGTTGGATTCAACGATACCGATCTTTGCCTGCGGATCCGGGAAGCCAATCTGAAAGTGCTGTATGATGGCGCCACGGTCCTGTTCCACTATGAAAGCGCCACGCGCAGCCAGACCAAGCAGGTGATGCATCCGGAAGACACCGATTATCTGCTGCAACGTCATGCCGAGATTCTGAAAAACGGTGATCCTTTCTATAACCCCAATCTCAGCTATGTGACGCAGGATCACGTTCTGCGTGAAGACAATGGCTGCAAATATTTCAGTGTCCGGGTGACGGAAAAACCGGTTCCCGAAACCACGGCTTCTGTAACCGCGTCGCCGAAACCGGCCAGAAAACAGAAGCGGCAAATAGCCATACCAGCCTGA